The Limosilactobacillus panis DNA segment CGCCCACCTTCCGGGGATGATTGCCGCTAACACCCCGTTACCGGTGATTGGCATTCCCGGACAGACCAAGACCCTTGGCGGGATGGACTCCCTCTTATCAATCGTCCAGATGCCAGCAGGGATTCCCGTTGCCACCACGGCAATCGGGGTTGCGGGCGCCAAAAACGCAGCACTGTTAGCTCTGCAGATCCTGGGGACCACTGATCAGGCAATTCAGGACCAGATTGTTGACTACCGGAAGCAGATGCACGACGCAGCAAAGGAAAGCGGTGCTCACCTTGACTAAGATAATTCAACAGGGCCAAACAATTGGCATCATCGGTGGGGGGCAGCTCGGTCAGATGATGGCCCTTGACGCCAAGCAGACGGGGATGAAGGTCATTATCCTGGATCCGACGCCTCACTGCCCAGCTGGCCAGGTCGCCGATGACCAGATTGTGGCGGAATATGCTGACGTGAAAGCAATTGAGGAACTGGCCCGCCGGTCGGACGTCCTCACCTATGAGTTCGAAAACGTCGACTTGAACGCCCTTCGTGACGTGGCCGACAAGGTTTACGTTCCCCAGGGCACCCACCTGCTGTACACCACCAAGAACCGGATCCGGGAAAAGACCTTCCTCCGCAATGCCGGCCTTAAAACCGCACCATTTTTGCCAGTTAAGAATCGTCAGGACCTGGAAAAGGCGGTGGCAGAAATTGGCTACCCATGTGTGCTGAAGACCTGCGAAGGCGGCTATGATGGCCACGGCCAGGAGATCCTCCACAGTGACGCGGACTTGGCAAAGTGTGCGGGGATCCTATCCACTAAGGACGCCATCCTTGAGGGGTGGGTACCCTTCAAGTTGGAATGCTCTGTCATGGTTGGCCGGAATGAAAACGGCGCAATCACCGTCTTCCCCGTTTCGGAGAATATTCACCACGACGAGATTTTGCACATCAGTATTGTCCCCGCCCGGATCGCGCCTGAATTGCAGGAGCGGGCCAAACAAATGGCAATTAAGATTGCCTACGCGATTGACCTCCGGGGAATCCTGGGCGTTGAGATGTTCGTGGGCAACGACGGGGAGATTTACATCAACGAGCTGGCCCCACGGCCGCATAATTCAGGCCACTACTCGATTGAGGCCTGCAACTTCTCCCAATTTGCCATCCACAACCGAGCGGTCTGCAACTGGCCCCTCCCCAAGATTGAATTGCTGCACCCGGTAATTATGGTTAATGTCTTGGGCCAGCATGTGCAGGGGGTTCGCAAACAGATTCCTAAAAAGCCAAACTGGCACTTTCACGACTATGGCAAGGCGGAGATCCGCCACAACCGGAAGATGGGTCACGTGACAATTTTGACCGATGACTTCACGGCCACCTTAAAGGAAATTGCGGACACCCACATTTGGGATGAATAGGGCTTGGGAGATTTCTCAACCTGTGCGATAATAACTGCAGAATAAACATAGAGAGGATTTTAACCGATGATTGACCGTTATACTAGTCCAGAAATGAAGAAGATCTGGAGCTTAGAAACCCAGTACCAGTGCTGGCTAGAAGTTGAAATTGCTGCTGACGAGGCCTGGAGCAAACTGGGGCACATTCCGGCTGAAGACGTGGAAAAGATCAAGAAGAACGCTAAGTTTAGCGTTGAGGGGATCGCCGAGATTGAAGCGGTGACTCACCATGACGTGATTGCCTTTACCCGTGACGTCTCCAAGTCCCTCGGCCCAGAACGGAAGTGGGTTCACTACGGGATGACCAGTACCGACGTCGTTGACACCGCCCAGGGTCTCCGCCTGAAGAAGGCCAACGACATCCTCCGTAAGGACATTGATGACTTCATGGCCGTTTTGAAGAAAATGGCTGAAAAGTACAAGTACACCGTCTGCATGGGCCGGACCCACGGGGTGCACGCTGAGCCAACTACCTTTGGCCTGAAGGCGGCCCGTTGGTACTCCGAAATGAAGCGGAACAAGGAACGGTTTGAACACGCTGCCCGGGGTGTTGAAGCTGGGAAGATCTCCGGTGCGGTAGGGACCTTCGCGGAAATCGACCCCTTCGTTGAAAAGTACGTTTGCGACCGCCTCGGCCTCCGTGCCCAGGAAGTCTCAACCCAGGTTCTGCCACGGGACCTGCACGCTGAATACATCGCCACGATTTCTTTGATTGGAACCAGCATGGAGGAAATGGCAACCGAAATTCGTTCCCTCCAGCGGACCGAAATCCATGAAGTCGAAGAGCACTTCGCCAAGGGGCAAAAGGGCTCCTCAGCCATGCCCCACAAGCGGAACCCAATTGGCTCCGAAAACATCTGCGGCTGTGCCCGGGTCCTCCGGGGACATGTTGTAACGGCCTATGAGGACGTTGCCCTGTGGCACGAGCGGGACATTTCTCACTCCAGCGCAGAACGGATGATTTTACCCGATTCAACTGCCCTTCTTGATTACATGCTTCGCCGGTTCGGCCGGATCCTGAAGAACCTGGACGTCTTCCCAGAGACAATGAAGAAGAATATGGATAAGACCCTTGGCCTGATTTACAGTGGTCGGGTCCTCCTCAAGCTGGTCAACAGTGGAATGAGCCGGGAGGCGGCTTATGACCTGATCCAGCCGTACACTGCCAAGTGCTGGGCAGAACAGATCCCGTTCCGTCCACTGTTGGAAAAAGACCCAACGATTCAAAAGCAACTCACTAAAGAAGACCTTGACGACGCCTTCGATTATCACTGGCACCTTCGCCACGTCGATGACATTTACAAGCGGGTTGGCTTAGACTAATAAAAAAAGAAGCTGGGGAAAAGCTCCAGAGCGCGCCTTTGGCTAGTATAGGACAATCGTTGGCACGGTACGGGCCGGCGATTGTCCGTAATCAAATAGACTTGCTTTGCGCCGCTAGACACTAGGAGCGTGCTTCGACGCGGAGCAAGCCTATTTGGTTTTTCCGCGATTACTGTGTAATATTCGGAGACAAAAGTGAGGGAGCGTGACAGAAGTCATTTATGACTTCGTTTTCACGCCCCCGCGAGCGCAAATAGGGCTCCAGAGTTCGGTTATACCGGACACTGGAGCCCATTTGCGTACCGCACTGTTCGTATTTGGACTTGGTAAAAGTACTTATGTCACAGCCCCCTCTTTACGGTCTTCTTCAAAGGAGAGTTTTATATGAAATTCAATCACCAATTTTACAAGACGAATAGCTTCCTGTTCGGGCTCGCATTGGTCCTTGCCCCGCTAATCGACCTGGTGTCTGACCATGACCCGGTTGGCCGCCTGTTGGACTTTGGTTGTCAGCTATTCGGGGTGATTTTTCTAATCGCCTGCCTCTTCAAACGGCGGTCTTAAGCGGTCGGGTAGTTCTTGCCGAAGATTTTCAGTTCCCGGTATTCGCCGTTAACCTTTGAGATGTTAGGTAGGTGGCCCCACCTTTCGTAGTTACAACTCGTAAAGAGGTTTTGACTCGGTTGGTTTCGCTCGTAAATGTAGGCCACCACCGTCTTGAAGTGGAGGTGCCCCTTAATTTGCTGGTCGACGAAGTTAAGGAGGGCCCGGCCCAACCCCTTTCGCCGGGCTTGCTTATGAATGTAGATGGCAATCTCTGCCGAATCCACATAGGCGTGGTTGGGGTAGAAGGGTTCGAGGGCACACCAGCCACGAACCTGACCGTCAATGGTCACTACCCAAAGTGGGTGCCGGTCGTCAAACTGGGCAAACCAGTCCTGGCGGTCCGCTACCGTTACGGCCTGACTCTCATCAGTTGCGATTCCTGCCAGAACCGCTTCGTTAAAAATCGCCACAATCGTTTTTTGGTCAACCTCTTGGGCCCGGCGAATCTTAATTGTTGGTTTTGCTTTCAAAGTGATTTCCCCTCACATGTTGGTTTATGATCACATTGTAGCCTAAAAAGCGTCATCTTCCCAATTCGTTGATTGCGAAGGTGGCGCTTTACTTATTCTTTAACCTTTTCTGGTACGGTTTGCCAGCTGTTAGCGACCGGGAGGAAGGTAACCTGTTGACCGCTCTGTTGCAAAGAGGCACACAGTTGCTCAAGCTCATCGTGGTCGATAACCGGGGTTAGCCCGCTCCAGTAATCCTGACCAGTGGCCTGTTGCTGCCAGGAGACGGTCGGAATGTTGGAGACAATTGAAAGGAGGTTGCCGGTACCCTCAACGGTAATCAGGTACCGCTGGGGAACGGCCGTGAGTGGCTTAGCGATAGCCGGCTTGCGGTAGCTGTTGAACTCCCGCCCGCAGTTGCCTTTGACGATGTCATCACCGGTTGCCAAAAGGTCGCTGAGGATGCTGTTGGCAGTGGGGGTGGCACCAGCACCCGGGCCGGTGTAGGTAGTTTCACCCAAGGCATCACTCTGTACGGCAATCGCGTTTTGGACCCCGTTGACGTGGGCCAGTGGCTCGGCGGCAGGGATTGCGGCCGGGCCGACGAATGAGAAGAGCTGGTGCTTTTCCTCCTTGGCCACCGCTAGTAGCTTGACCTTTAGTTCCAACTGGTTGGCACTAGCTAGCTGGGCTGGCGAGACGTTAGTAATTCCTTGGGCCGGAACGTCCTTGAGGGACAAAGACTGGCCAAACGCAAAGCGACTGAGGATGATCAGCTTGTAGGTGGCGTCAATTCCCTGGACGTCATTGGTGGGGTCGGCTTCCGCGTAACCGAGTTCCTGAGCGGTGGCCAGTGCCGTCTTGTAATCCTGACCTTTACGGTCCATGGCTGTCAAGACATAGTTTGCGGTTCCGTTGATGATTCCCGTGATTTGGGTGATCTGGTCGGCCTCCAGACAGCTGGACAGGACGCGGAGGATGGGGATCCCCCCGGCCACACTGGCCTCGTAGAAGAAGTCTACCTTGGCGGCCTTAGCCAGTTGGAGAATTTCCTTCCCGGCCGTGGCCAGGAGGTCCTTGTTGGCACTGATGATTGACTTGCCATTGAGGATTGCCTGGCAGATGGCCACCTTGGCGGGCGCGATGGTTCCCATGGCTTCAACCACAATCTGGATTTCTGGGTCATCGACCACGTCAGTGACCTTATCAGTCAAAATTGTCCCGGCCGGTAAACGGTCACCCTGGTGGTGCGCCAGGTTATGGACAGCAACACTCTTCAACTTGAAGCGAAAATCTTGGGTCCGGGCAATCTTGGCCGCCTGCGTTTGTAAAAGGGTGACGACTCCCTTACCCACGGTTCCCAGGCCCAGTAGGCCGATTGTGATTGTTTCCATAGTAAATCTTCCTTTCTAAATTTTG contains these protein-coding regions:
- the purE gene encoding 5-(carboxyamino)imidazole ribonucleotide mutase; amino-acid sequence: MSKISVVMGSKSDWPTVKEACKILDQFGVDYDKNVISAHRMPNEMFAFAQGAVKKGTKVIIACAGGAAHLPGMIAANTPLPVIGIPGQTKTLGGMDSLLSIVQMPAGIPVATTAIGVAGAKNAALLALQILGTTDQAIQDQIVDYRKQMHDAAKESGAHLD
- the purK gene encoding 5-(carboxyamino)imidazole ribonucleotide synthase, producing MTKIIQQGQTIGIIGGGQLGQMMALDAKQTGMKVIILDPTPHCPAGQVADDQIVAEYADVKAIEELARRSDVLTYEFENVDLNALRDVADKVYVPQGTHLLYTTKNRIREKTFLRNAGLKTAPFLPVKNRQDLEKAVAEIGYPCVLKTCEGGYDGHGQEILHSDADLAKCAGILSTKDAILEGWVPFKLECSVMVGRNENGAITVFPVSENIHHDEILHISIVPARIAPELQERAKQMAIKIAYAIDLRGILGVEMFVGNDGEIYINELAPRPHNSGHYSIEACNFSQFAIHNRAVCNWPLPKIELLHPVIMVNVLGQHVQGVRKQIPKKPNWHFHDYGKAEIRHNRKMGHVTILTDDFTATLKEIADTHIWDE
- the purB gene encoding adenylosuccinate lyase encodes the protein MIDRYTSPEMKKIWSLETQYQCWLEVEIAADEAWSKLGHIPAEDVEKIKKNAKFSVEGIAEIEAVTHHDVIAFTRDVSKSLGPERKWVHYGMTSTDVVDTAQGLRLKKANDILRKDIDDFMAVLKKMAEKYKYTVCMGRTHGVHAEPTTFGLKAARWYSEMKRNKERFEHAARGVEAGKISGAVGTFAEIDPFVEKYVCDRLGLRAQEVSTQVLPRDLHAEYIATISLIGTSMEEMATEIRSLQRTEIHEVEEHFAKGQKGSSAMPHKRNPIGSENICGCARVLRGHVVTAYEDVALWHERDISHSSAERMILPDSTALLDYMLRRFGRILKNLDVFPETMKKNMDKTLGLIYSGRVLLKLVNSGMSREAAYDLIQPYTAKCWAEQIPFRPLLEKDPTIQKQLTKEDLDDAFDYHWHLRHVDDIYKRVGLD
- a CDS encoding GNAT family N-acetyltransferase, with product MKAKPTIKIRRAQEVDQKTIVAIFNEAVLAGIATDESQAVTVADRQDWFAQFDDRHPLWVVTIDGQVRGWCALEPFYPNHAYVDSAEIAIYIHKQARRKGLGRALLNFVDQQIKGHLHFKTVVAYIYERNQPSQNLFTSCNYERWGHLPNISKVNGEYRELKIFGKNYPTA
- a CDS encoding homoserine dehydrogenase; amino-acid sequence: METITIGLLGLGTVGKGVVTLLQTQAAKIARTQDFRFKLKSVAVHNLAHHQGDRLPAGTILTDKVTDVVDDPEIQIVVEAMGTIAPAKVAICQAILNGKSIISANKDLLATAGKEILQLAKAAKVDFFYEASVAGGIPILRVLSSCLEADQITQITGIINGTANYVLTAMDRKGQDYKTALATAQELGYAEADPTNDVQGIDATYKLIILSRFAFGQSLSLKDVPAQGITNVSPAQLASANQLELKVKLLAVAKEEKHQLFSFVGPAAIPAAEPLAHVNGVQNAIAVQSDALGETTYTGPGAGATPTANSILSDLLATGDDIVKGNCGREFNSYRKPAIAKPLTAVPQRYLITVEGTGNLLSIVSNIPTVSWQQQATGQDYWSGLTPVIDHDELEQLCASLQQSGQQVTFLPVANSWQTVPEKVKE